In the Pygocentrus nattereri isolate fPygNat1 chromosome 19, fPygNat1.pri, whole genome shotgun sequence genome, one interval contains:
- the LOC108428346 gene encoding uncharacterized protein LOC108428346 isoform X3 — protein MDYIRWPLVGQKGDSFSACPKWDKNSKTQKWRPRAPGSVKRDEQRSVPVKLKFSGQRESRTYSPTSFPTVKARSALYLSKVEAADSSGFTTQEGSVIQEHIYDSRKKTKQSKFLSCVKEMCSACQKQVYPMERIVADKHILHNNCFCCKHCKTKLSINSYSALYGEFYCTSHYQQLFKQKGNYDEGFGYRQRKDSWLQRTENPESDTKISPASKHELSVASPARALVGVSHLQNRDRDVNTKSYPNARDKLSISWPPENKGTKHNALQTEKITERKKHKPPTVKFSSRNVHNNMVKSVLYEMDRAVQLSPVMQEKSRLSFTTAREHRGSPPQSKFEHECYCEDPKPSLAIADCTLPKEIPSNQDEDNYFCNPCSAKKQEAAIKPERIVHFAPTVGSEEEATANFEIKADMETENSSNITSSDGSVDDEMSVSHTGGDRNLGKAKDEKEFCPNTNDTALNPNDDFSKCFDFDDDTKKDISQCDNTEELQERPVVVPPGQSEAIPALPDIMDPKSKDKMLANEKNIVKGYSISSNSDEQIGTEDRGKKTIDTMASKKASKGKTPLMKLFKGGPKENDAIAEKMSRSGPEMETKKADSKPKHLLSKLLYSSTEKERDLKKTPETKSSAYEIAYEKKAENIETEKEGLRIVKIEDNDVTSSPARPDSFGDNIISDTTGKASISMPLTLIPFSESDKNKGRALNESNLEDAGNISITPDTTQMNVTSNVQMADISCSAYSSEVSTSQILTPRSDPMAFSEEETSLNTDNGILKEMEEFVTPLTESSTEEHGSKTDFHHMDLTGAAAETEHFQNATLSLTIDAAGPNVDTFGSRDEEMKKTGKTFSSTEFSVQVNNNSMPLDVPDIFAMDDIPFEKEDILVASDRRYTQNDTCELIINSHNPNQNLEGNIHDHPSQNYVFDLFSLESEPSTQLNTPDVFDQNVPEQNQSVQDLFDIFSSENNLLTQCNMTHMSDKYKSAAVKDELDQTEVLDPISSDNASHSTGMDSFDPFSEPFQHDIFANNDDGAVSDTFTVEATKPNSGLFDDFLRVESQTGGYEIKESNLIQSDTFSSFSSTTQTENSVNNSNDWMSGFLG, from the exons atgAACAAAGATCTGTACCTGTAAAATTGAAATTCTCTGGTCAAAGAGAAAGCAGAACTTACTCACCAACCTCCTTTCCAACTGTGAAAGCCAGATCAGCTCTCTATCTATCAAAGGTTGAAGCTGCAGACTCCTCAGGATTCACCACACAAGAA GGTTCAGTTATCCAAGAGCACATCTATGACTCGAGAAAGAAGACTAAACAAAGCAAG tTCCTGTCATGTGTGAAGGAAATGTGCTCTGCTTGTCAGAAACAAGTTTATCCCATGGAGAGAATTGTAGCTGACAAACACATACTCCACAACAACTGTTTCTGCTGCAAACACTGCAAGACGAAACTTAG CATTAACAGTTATTCTGCTCTTTATGGAGAGTTCTACTGCACATCTCACTACCAGCAGCTGTTCAAGCAAAAGGGAAACTATGATGAGGGATTTGGATACAGGCAGCGCAAAGACTCCTGGCTTCAAAGGACAGAAAACCCTGAATCTGATACCAAGATCAGTCCAGCATCCAAACATGAATTAAGTGTTGCCAGTCCAGCCAGAGCACTGGTTGGTGTCTCACATCTacagaacagagacagagatgttAACACTAAAAGCTATCCTAATGCCAGGGACAAACTAAGCATTAGCTGGCCACCAGAAAACAAGGGAACCAAACataatgctttacagactgaaaaaataacagagagaaaaaaacacaaacctcCCACAGTAAAGTTTAGTTCCAGAAATGTGCATAATAATATGGTTAAGTCAGTTCTGTATGAAATGGACAGAGCAGTTCAACTGTCACCTGTAATGCAAGAAAAGTCAAGGCTGTCCTTTACTACTGCAAGAGAACACAGGGGATCACCACCACAATCAAAATTTGAGCATGAATGTTATTGTGAGGATCCAAAACCTTCACTAGCAATTGCAGATTGTACTTTGCCCAAAGAAATACCGAGCAATCAAGATGAGGATAATTATTTCTGTAATCCATGTTCTGCAAAGAAGCAGGAAGCTGCAATAAAACCAGAACGCATTGTCCATTTTGCTCCAACAGTGGGTTCTGAGGAGGAAGCTACAGccaattttgaaataaaagctgatatggaaacagaaaacagtagcAATATAACCTCCAGTGATGGCAGCGTTGATGATGAGATGTCAGTTAGTCATACTGGTGGAGACAGAAACTTGGGGAAGGCAAAAGATGAAAAAGAGTTCTGTCCTAATACGAATGACACTGCTCTTAACCCCAATGATGACTTCAGTAAATGCTTTGATTTTGATGACGATACGAAGAAGGATATTTCTCAGTGTGATAATACTGAGGAGCTTCAAGAAAGACCTGTAGTAGTTCCCCCAGGACAATCAGAGGCGATACCAGCTTTACCAGACATCATGGACCCTAAGAGCAAAGACAAAATGTTAGCCAATGAGAAAAACATTGTCAAAGGTTATAGTATATCATCAAATTCTGATGAGCAAATTGGTACTGAGGACCGTGGCAAGAAAACCATTGATACGATGGCTTCTAAAAAGGCGTCTAAAGGGAAAACTCCCTTAATGAAACTCTTCAAAGGTGGTCCTAAAGAAAATGATGCAATAGCAGAAAAAATGAGTAGGAGTGGGCCAGAGATGGAAACCAAGAAAGCTGACTCCAAACCGAAGCATCTGTTAAGCAAATTACTCTACTCCtccacagaaaaagaaagagacctGAAGAAAACCCCAGAAACCAAATCAAGCGCATATGAAATAGCATAcgaaaagaaagcagaaaacattgaAACAGAAAAGGAGGGTTTGAGGATTGTGAAAATCGAAGACAATGATGTAACATCATCTCCAGCTAGACCAGATAGCTTTGGAGATAACATTATAAGTGATACTACTGGCAAAGCTTCCATCTCTATGCCTTTAACACTAATTCCATTCTCAGAGTCTGATAAGAATAAAGGAAGAGCATTGAATGAAAGTAATCTTGAGGATGCAGGGAACATTTCTATAACACCAGACACCACACAAATGAATGTGACCTCTAATGTTCAGATGGCAGACATATCTTGCTCTGCTTATTCTTCTGAAGTATCTACATCTCAAATATTAACCCCAAGAAGTGACCCTATGGCTTTCTCAGAAGAGGAGACATCTCTAAATACAGACAATggaattttgaaagaaatggaaGAGTTTGTAACACCTTTAACAGAATCATCAACTGAAGAACACGGGTCAAAAACTGATTTCCATCACATGGATTTGactggagcagcagcagagactgaacattttcaaaatgctaCATTAAGTCTTACCATAGATGCTGCGGGACCTAATGTTGATACTTTTGGATCAAGAGATGAAGAGATGAAAAAAACTGGAAAGACCTTCAGCAGTACAGAGTTCTCAGTTCAAGTGAATAATAATAGCATGCCCTTGGATGTCCCTGATATCTTTGCCATGGACGATATACCTTTCGAAAAAGAAGATATTTTAGTGGCTTCTGACAGAAGATACACTCAGAATGATACATGTGAGCTAATTATAAACAGTCACAATCCAAATCAAAATCTTGAAGGAAATATACATGATCACCCTTCtcaaaattatgtttttgaCTTGTTTAGCCTAGAAAGTGAGCCATCAACACAGCTGAATACTCCTGATGTGTTTGACCAAAACGTTCCAGAACAGAATCAGTCAGTGCAAGACCTTTTTGACATATTTAGCTCTGAAAACAACCTGTTAACACAGTGCAATATGACACACATGTCTGACAAATACAAATCTGCGGCAGTAAAAGATGAATTAGACCAGACTGAAGTTCTTGACCCGATCAGCTCTGATAATGCGTCACACTCCACTGGAATGGACAGTTTTGATCCCTTTTCTGAGCCCTTCCAACATGatatatttgcaaataatgacGATGGAGCAGTCTCAGATACATTCACAGTGGAAGCAACAAAACCCAACTCAGGCTTATTTGATGACTTTCTTAGAGTAGAGAGTCAAACTGGTGGTTATGAGATAAAAGAGAGCaatcttatccagagtgacacattttcctcattctcctccacaacacagacagagaacagtgtaaataacagtaatgactgGATGTCTGGCTTTTTAGGCTAA